GTGGCGAGCGGGCGCCCGGCCTGGGAATTGCCCCCCGTGGCCGACAGCAAGGACAATGCCGCGATCATGCGCGGGTTGATCGAACGCGCGGTCGGGGGCGAGGAAGGGCGGGCCGAGATCGACCTCGACTTGGAAACCGCTTACGCCACCCATCTCCTCACCATCCGCCCCGTCCTCAATGCGGCGGGCGAGCCCGAATATCTGGTTGGCGAAGCCCGCGACGTGAGCGCGCTGAAAGCCGCCGAGAGCCAATTGAGGCAGGCGCAGAAGATGGAGGCGCTGGGCCAGCTGACGGGCGGCATCGCGCACGACTTCAACAACCTCCTCACCGTGGTGCTGGGCGGGCTCGACCTCATCGCCAAGCGGGTCGAGGACGAGAAATTGAAGCGCTACGCCGACAATGCGCTCGCCGCCGCGCAGCGCGGAGCGCGGCTCACGGGACAATTGCTGACCTTCAGTCGGGTCCAGAAGCTGGAGGTGCGGCCGATCGAACTGGGCGCGATCCTGAAGGAGGTCGGCCCGCTGATCGCCAATGCGATGGGCGGGCGCTACGAGGTCGAATGGGACGTGGAGGATGATGCGTTGCGCATCCTCGCCGATCCGACCCAGCTCGAGGTGGCGCTGCTCAACCTTGCCATCAACGCGCGCGATGCGATGTCGAAAGGGGGCAAGCTTACGCTCGCCGCCCATGCCGTGGACTTTGCCGGCGACGGCGAGGTGGAAGCGGGGCGCTATCTCGAGCTCAGCGTTGCCGACACCGGCTCGGGGATGGCGCCGCGCACGCTGCAAAAGGCGTTCGAGCCCTTCTTCACGACCAAGGACGTGGGCAAGGGCACGGGGCTCGGCCTGTCGATGGTCTATGGCATGGTGCGCCAGTCGGGCGGCACCGCGCGGATCGAGAGCAAGCTCGGCGAAGGCACCACCATCCGGCTCTATTTCCGGCTCGCGGGCGAGGAGGCCGGGGAGGGGCCGAGCGATACGGTGGCGCGCGGCTGTGCCCAGTCGGTGGCGGGGCGGCGCGTGCTGGTGATCGACGACGACGGCGACGTGCGCGGCTTCATCGCCCAGACGCTCGACGACATGGGGGCGCTGGTGAGAAGCGCGAGCGACGGCAAAACCGGGCTCGCGGCCTATCGTGCCGAGCGGCCCGACCTCGTCGTGGTGGATTATGCCATGCCCGGCCTGTCGGGCGCCGATGTCGCCGCGGCGATCCTGAAGGAAGCGCCCGACCAGCCGATCCTGTTCATCTCGGGCTATTCGGAGACCGAGGCGATCAAGCGCCACGCGCCCGAGGCGCGGCTGCTGGCCAAGCCTTTTTCGCCCGACGACCTCGAAGCGTCGCTGTGCGACCTGCTCCCGGCCTGAGAGAAAGCTGAGGCTTGATCGGGGCGCGCGGCTCGGCCAATCGGGTGGCGATGCGCGCCTCTCTCTCCCGCTGGCTGCCGCTCGGCACCTTGCTGCTGCTCACCCTACTCTTCTTCGCGCTGGGCGGAGGCGAGCGGCTGGGGATGGAGCGGATCGACGACAATCTGGCGCAGGTGCGTACATTGGTCGAGGCACATTGGGTCATCGCGCTCTTTCTCTATTTCCTGCTCTACCTCGCCGCCATCGCGCTCTTGGTGGTGCCGCCGAGCCTGTTCCTCAGCCTGACGGGCGGCGTCCTGTTCGGGACGGTGGCGGGCGGGCTGGTGTGCGTCATTGCCAAGACCTTGGGCGGCTATGTCTCCTTCCGGATGTGCCGCTCCTCCTTTCGCGACGGGGTCGAGCGGCTGGGGCCGCGCGCGCGGGCGTTCGCCGACCGGCTCGCCGACCGGGGGCTGTGGCTGCTGGCGGCGTTCAGGCTGGCGCCGATCTTCCCCTTCGGCACGGTGACGATCGGCGCGGCGGCGGCGCGCATGTCGCGGCGCGATTTCCTCGTGGGGACGGTGATCGGGCAGATCCCCTCCTCCTTCATCTACGCCCACCTCGGGTGGAGCGCCTCGCGCGCGGTGCTTCGCGACGAAGCGGGCGCGGCGCGGGCATTGGGCGACTGGCTCGCCTCGGCGGATTTCCTGCTGCCGAGCCTGTTCCTCATCGCGCTGTCGGGCGTCGCGCTGCTGGTCGACCATGTCGCGCGGCGACGGGGCGCGGCGCGAGACTGACGGTCGTCGACACAAGCCTTGGCTTCATCGAATATTGCTGTTGGCGAACCCCCTACCGCATAGGGCGTGAGCACGGGTCGCGCCGGGCGGCGCGAAGGCAGGGGACGACATCATGGACATCAGTTACGAACGGGTCGAGCGGATCGATGTGGAGACGTTCCGGCGCGTGCTGGTGGCCTCGGGGCTGGGCGAGCGGCGACCGGTCGATGACGCCGAGCGGCTCGGGCGCATGGTCGATCATGCCAATCTGACCGTGGTGGCCAAGGACGGGGACAGGGTTGTCGGCGTATCGCGCGCGCTGACCGATTTCGCTTTCTGCTGCTACCTGTCCGACCTTGCGGTCGATCCCGTCTACAAGGGGCAGGGGATCGGCCAGCGGCTGATCGAGGAAACGCGCAGGCATGCCGGGCCCGAGGCGATGTGCCTGCTGCTGTCGGCGCCCGAGGCGGTCGGCTTCTACGAGCGCATAGGCATGCCGAGGAACGACCAGGCCTTCATCTACGCGCGCGAACGCTAGCGGTTTCTCTCGGCGCGAGCGCCGGGGTGGCGCCTCAGCCCGCCTTCTTGGCGAGGCCCATGACCATCTGGCCGGCGCGCTCGAAGGTGAGCGGGCGGCCGAAGAGATAGCCCTGGATGGTGTCGACGCCGAGGTTGCGCATGCGCTCGAAATCCTCGGCGGTCTCGACGCCTTCCGCCGTGACGTTCATGCGGAACGACTTGGCGAGCTGGACGATCGACTTGATGATCGCGACATTTTCCTCGCGCGTGCCGGCCTCGCGCACGAAGCTGCCGTCGATCTTCAGCTTATGGAAGACGGCCTTGTTCAAATAGCCGATCGAGGAATAGCCGGTACCGAAATCGTCCAAGGCGATGCCGACGCCCAGCTGGCGCAGGCGCTGGAGGATCTCGAGCGTCGACGAATTGTTGCCGAGGAAGATACCCTCGGTGACTTCGAGTTCGAGGCGGTTGCCCGGCACCTTGTGACGCGCCAGCGCCTGGCTGACGAGCTGGGGCAGCGAGGGCATCTGGATCTGCTTGGGGCTGACGTTGACCGCGACCGTGATCGGCTCGGGCCATTTGGCGAGCGTGCGGCAGGCTTCCTCGATGACCCATTGGCCGATTTCCATCATCAAGCCGCATTCCTCGGCGATGGGGATGAAGACCGGCGGCGGCACGAGCCCGCGCTTGGGGTGGTTCCAGCGAATGAGCGCCTCGAAGCCGATGAGCTTCTGGTCCTTGGCCGAGACGAGCGGCTGGTAGAGGAGGTGGAACTGCTGGCTGGCGACGGCCGCGCGAAGGTCGCTTTCGAGGCGGACGCGGTCTTCCTGCTCGCTCATCAGTTCGGAACTGAAATATTTGGCCACGCCGCGGCCTGCATTCTTGGCCTCGTAGAGCGCGAGGTCGGCCTTGAGGATGAGATCGTCGACGGTGGCGCCGTCGATGGGGCCGAAGGCACAGCCGATCGACACGCCGATGCGGATCTCGATCTGGTCGATCATATAGGGTTCGGCGACGGAGGCGATGATGCGCTCGGCCAGCGCCTGCACGCCCTTGCGGCTCTGCGCGTCCTTGATGATGATGGCGAATTCATCGCCGCCCATGCGCCCGACATGGCCCATGTCGCCGACCTCGTCGACAAGTCGCTTGGCGACCGCCTGGAGGACGGCATCGCCCTTAGGGTGGCCGAAGGTGTCGTTGACCGGCTTGAAGCCGTCGAGATCGAGGAACATGATCGCGCAAGGCACGTTCGAGCTGGTCGCATGGCGCAGCGCCTCGCCCGCGAGCTGGCGCACGCGGCCACGGTTGGGCAGCCCCGACAGGACGTCGACATTGGCGAGATGGGTCAGGCGTTCCTGCTGCTGGCGCACCTCGGTAATGTCGCTGCCCACGCCGCGGAAACCGGCGAAGCGGCCGGCATGGTCGATGATGGGATCGCCCGCAAGGCTGATCCAGCGCGACCCGCGCCCGGTCTCGAGCTCCATCTCGAGGTTCTGGAAGGGCTTGTGCTCGTAGAGGACGGCGCCGAATTCCTTCTGCCCGCCGAGGAGGGCGGGGAGCGCGTGGCCGATGATGGCGGACGAGGGCCGCCCGATGAGCGCGACCATACGGCTGGAGAGGTAGGTAACGCGATTTTCCTCGTCGACCTGCCACAGCCAGCCCACGCCGCGCTTTTCATATTCCTGGAGGAGGAGCGAGGCGCTTTCGGACTGCGAGCCGACATCGGCGTTGGTCTTCAATTGATGGAAGGCCCAGCGCGCGACGGTCATGACGCCCGCCATGGCGACGCCGATGACGAAGATGATCGCGACCATATGCTCGATCGGCACGGTGTTGCGGCCGATGAAGAGATTGACGCACAAGGCGGTGACGAAGACCGTCATCCACGTCATGGCGGCGGTCGGCACGGCGACGAGGCCCAAGGCGGCGACGCCCAATCCCGCGATGACCGAGGCGGCGATGATCTGGTCCGACGGCGACAGGCCGGCGAACACCATCATCGGCAGGCTGAGCCAGACGGCGGCGCGCAGCGCGACGTCGGAAATCATCAGCCAGTGCGGCACGCGGCGCCCCGAGCGCCCGATATGGGTGATGGCCTGGCGCCGCGCGAGCATGGTCATGGCAATGTTGATGCCGCCGACGGCGAGGATCCAGCCGCCCATCAGCACGATCTGGATCGAGCTGTGCATCGAGGCGGCGAACAAGAGGGCGGCGAGGATGTTGGCGGCGGCGAAGAAAGGCGCGAGCTGGGCGCGGCTGATCAACTGGACGTCGCGCAGCGGAGTCGAGGCCTGGTCGTCATGCACGCCCTGCGCGACGCCCAAGGAGGCGCCGTCGGGCAATTTGGCCGAAATCATGCGTTTGTAGCGGTCCGGGGCCTGATACATTCGACTCACGCGCTCCTGTTGTAGAGCGCATGGCCTAGCCTCCGGGTGGTTACGACCGGGTTAAGACCGTGGTTAACTTTGCGTTGAACCTGCTCCGTCTTCGGTCCGACCCAGACCCATTTCGTCCAATTCCTGGAAGGTGACGGGGTGATAGAGCGGGCGCGCGCGCGGATAGATGTCCCTGGCGATCGGCAGGCCCCACTGCTCGTCCTCGGCGAGCGCGACGAACAGCGGGCGGACGAACTTGCGGCGGCCTTGGCCGGTCAGGAAGGCATCGAGCGTCTCGACCGCCGGATCGTAGCGATTGGCGATGGCGAGCTTGAGCCAGAGGAAGAGGATCTCGTTGTTGCCGGTGTCGGACAGGCCGTAGGCATTGTCGAGCGCGGCGAGACGTTCGGTGTCCATGTCACTGTCGATCTTGCCGAGGAAACGCAGCCGCTCGGCGGTGTTCCATTCGGCCCAGCCGAGCTCGGCGGGATCGCGGCCACCGTCGAAATCGGTGACGGCGGCATCGACCTCGGCAAAGGCCTGCGCATTGCCGCGCGCAATATTCTCGGGAAGGCCGGGTTCGTAGATCCAGTCGCGAAGCCCGAAGCTCGCGATCTTTTCCTCATCGCCGTCGAACAATTGCTCGCTCACCGCCTCGAAGAACATCGAGGAGGTCACGGGTTCGAAGGCATGGTCGTCGAACCAGCGGCGGATGAAGGCGTCGAACTTCTCGCGCCCGACCTCGGCCTCCAGGGTGCGCAGGAAGGCCGCGCCCTTGTCATAGGGGATGGAGGTGAAGCCGTCGTCGGGATGACGCCCGGCAAGGTCGACCGCGAGCACCTGGTCGCGTTCCTCCAGTTCGGCGATGGCGCCGTCGGTCTCGTCGAGCGACAGGCTGACCGCCTGGTCATAGGCATCCTCGCCATAGACCGCCTCGACGATGCGCTGCTCGGCATAGACGGTCATGCCCTCGTTGAGCCAGAAATCGGCCCAGGTGGCGTTGGTCGCGAGATTGCCCGACCAGCTGTGCGCCAGTTCGTGCGCGATCAAGGCGGTGAGCGACTTGTCGCCCGCGATGAAGGTCGGGGTGAGGAAGGTGAGAACCGGGTTTTCCATGCCGCCGAAGGGGAAGCTGGGGGGCAGGACGATCATGTCGTAGCGCTCCCAGCGATAGGGGCCGAAGAGCTTTTCCGACACCGCAATCATGCGTTCGGTGTCGGCCAGTTCGGCGGCGGCCGCATCGAGCATTTCGGGTTCGGCCCAGACGCCCGAGCGCAGCCCCAGCGGCTTGAACTCGATGTCGCCGACCGCGACGGCGATGAGATAGGGCGGCACCGACTTGTCCATCTCGAAGGAGAAGATGCGGTGGTCGGGGCCGTCGGGGACGGGGTCGCCAGCGCTCGGCGCGCTCATGACGGCGGTCAGCGGGTTGGGGACGCGGATTTTCGCTTCCCACGTCTGGCGGATGCCGGGGCTGTCCTGCGTCGGAATCCACGAGCGGTTGAGGATCGACTGGCCCTGCGAAAAGAGGAAGGGATGTTCCTTGCCCGCGGTCTGTTCGGGGCTGAGGAACTGGAGCGCGTCGCTGTCGGGTGCGGCGACATAATCGATGACGATCTGTTCGGCGTCGCCGAGCTGGACGGTGATCGGCTGGCCGAGCTCGTCATTGCCCTCGCCGACCTCATAGGCGAGCGCGCTGCCATCTGGGGCGGTGATCGAATTGATGGTGAGATTGCGGCTGTCGAGGACGATCTCGGTCGCATCCTCGGCGGCAAGGACGTCGAGCGTGGCGGTGCCCGACACGCGCTTGGCGTCGAAATCCATGTCGAGGTCGAGCGCGACATGGTGGACGCGCGCTTCCAGCGGCTTGGCATAGCTATGCTGGTCGACCGCATCCTCGCGGTCGAGGATCGGGGCGATGGCGGTCGCATCACCGGTGGCGCGAGTATCGTCGCTCTTGGTGGAACAGCTGGCGAGAAGGGCAGCCCCCAGGGCGACCAACGCGAAACGAACCATCGAAAACTCCTGCCAACCGTTGCTGTCCTGCGACGACCATGATCGCCGTGCCCCTAGGAAGACGTGTCATTGCGCATTATGTTGCGCCAGCGCAACCATGGAGCGGATGATTTGGCGAGCGAAGCTGTACCGGGGCTGAAGCAG
The nucleotide sequence above comes from Sphingomicrobium arenosum. Encoded proteins:
- a CDS encoding TVP38/TMEM64 family protein, whose amino-acid sequence is MIGARGSANRVAMRASLSRWLPLGTLLLLTLLFFALGGGERLGMERIDDNLAQVRTLVEAHWVIALFLYFLLYLAAIALLVVPPSLFLSLTGGVLFGTVAGGLVCVIAKTLGGYVSFRMCRSSFRDGVERLGPRARAFADRLADRGLWLLAAFRLAPIFPFGTVTIGAAAARMSRRDFLVGTVIGQIPSSFIYAHLGWSASRAVLRDEAGAARALGDWLASADFLLPSLFLIALSGVALLVDHVARRRGAARD
- a CDS encoding GNAT family N-acetyltransferase gives rise to the protein MDISYERVERIDVETFRRVLVASGLGERRPVDDAERLGRMVDHANLTVVAKDGDRVVGVSRALTDFAFCCYLSDLAVDPVYKGQGIGQRLIEETRRHAGPEAMCLLLSAPEAVGFYERIGMPRNDQAFIYARER
- a CDS encoding M1 family metallopeptidase, which encodes MVRFALVALGAALLASCSTKSDDTRATGDATAIAPILDREDAVDQHSYAKPLEARVHHVALDLDMDFDAKRVSGTATLDVLAAEDATEIVLDSRNLTINSITAPDGSALAYEVGEGNDELGQPITVQLGDAEQIVIDYVAAPDSDALQFLSPEQTAGKEHPFLFSQGQSILNRSWIPTQDSPGIRQTWEAKIRVPNPLTAVMSAPSAGDPVPDGPDHRIFSFEMDKSVPPYLIAVAVGDIEFKPLGLRSGVWAEPEMLDAAAAELADTERMIAVSEKLFGPYRWERYDMIVLPPSFPFGGMENPVLTFLTPTFIAGDKSLTALIAHELAHSWSGNLATNATWADFWLNEGMTVYAEQRIVEAVYGEDAYDQAVSLSLDETDGAIAELEERDQVLAVDLAGRHPDDGFTSIPYDKGAAFLRTLEAEVGREKFDAFIRRWFDDHAFEPVTSSMFFEAVSEQLFDGDEEKIASFGLRDWIYEPGLPENIARGNAQAFAEVDAAVTDFDGGRDPAELGWAEWNTAERLRFLGKIDSDMDTERLAALDNAYGLSDTGNNEILFLWLKLAIANRYDPAVETLDAFLTGQGRRKFVRPLFVALAEDEQWGLPIARDIYPRARPLYHPVTFQELDEMGLGRTEDGAGSTQS
- a CDS encoding PAS domain S-box protein — protein: MGDRESPVSPAGETEATDRSRRDGGIQPGAIGRELKLLLANLPDNVDFDSVVALADALPVMIAYCDTGLRYRFVNAPLAHWLGRKREAIIGRRVEEMMGPKSYAARAPMLERALAGEAQYYAADYEHPRRGMLTTQAEYLPHVGSDGEVRGLILIITDITEQRGAEHALRESEDRFRRIADSAPVPIWVTDAGGRRDFINRAYAEFMGMVREDAAAVDWTDRVHPDDEAMMRAALVEGLKSEAPFAFSARARRHDGEYRWMAAQVQPRRDSEGRVDGYIGSATDITAAKEAETQLRREVADQQGELASSEKRFRAVFDTLDMVALIDLDGRYIDMNRAARAVLGEEAVASGRPAWELPPVADSKDNAAIMRGLIERAVGGEEGRAEIDLDLETAYATHLLTIRPVLNAAGEPEYLVGEARDVSALKAAESQLRQAQKMEALGQLTGGIAHDFNNLLTVVLGGLDLIAKRVEDEKLKRYADNALAAAQRGARLTGQLLTFSRVQKLEVRPIELGAILKEVGPLIANAMGGRYEVEWDVEDDALRILADPTQLEVALLNLAINARDAMSKGGKLTLAAHAVDFAGDGEVEAGRYLELSVADTGSGMAPRTLQKAFEPFFTTKDVGKGTGLGLSMVYGMVRQSGGTARIESKLGEGTTIRLYFRLAGEEAGEGPSDTVARGCAQSVAGRRVLVIDDDGDVRGFIAQTLDDMGALVRSASDGKTGLAAYRAERPDLVVVDYAMPGLSGADVAAAILKEAPDQPILFISGYSETEAIKRHAPEARLLAKPFSPDDLEASLCDLLPA
- a CDS encoding putative bifunctional diguanylate cyclase/phosphodiesterase — translated: MYQAPDRYKRMISAKLPDGASLGVAQGVHDDQASTPLRDVQLISRAQLAPFFAAANILAALLFAASMHSSIQIVLMGGWILAVGGINIAMTMLARRQAITHIGRSGRRVPHWLMISDVALRAAVWLSLPMMVFAGLSPSDQIIAASVIAGLGVAALGLVAVPTAAMTWMTVFVTALCVNLFIGRNTVPIEHMVAIIFVIGVAMAGVMTVARWAFHQLKTNADVGSQSESASLLLQEYEKRGVGWLWQVDEENRVTYLSSRMVALIGRPSSAIIGHALPALLGGQKEFGAVLYEHKPFQNLEMELETGRGSRWISLAGDPIIDHAGRFAGFRGVGSDITEVRQQQERLTHLANVDVLSGLPNRGRVRQLAGEALRHATSSNVPCAIMFLDLDGFKPVNDTFGHPKGDAVLQAVAKRLVDEVGDMGHVGRMGGDEFAIIIKDAQSRKGVQALAERIIASVAEPYMIDQIEIRIGVSIGCAFGPIDGATVDDLILKADLALYEAKNAGRGVAKYFSSELMSEQEDRVRLESDLRAAVASQQFHLLYQPLVSAKDQKLIGFEALIRWNHPKRGLVPPPVFIPIAEECGLMMEIGQWVIEEACRTLAKWPEPITVAVNVSPKQIQMPSLPQLVSQALARHKVPGNRLELEVTEGIFLGNNSSTLEILQRLRQLGVGIALDDFGTGYSSIGYLNKAVFHKLKIDGSFVREAGTREENVAIIKSIVQLAKSFRMNVTAEGVETAEDFERMRNLGVDTIQGYLFGRPLTFERAGQMVMGLAKKAG